The proteins below come from a single Bombyx mori chromosome 7, ASM3026992v2 genomic window:
- the Hyi gene encoding hydroxypyruvate isomerase (The RefSeq protein has 2 substitutions compared to this genomic sequence) translates to MKFCANLSFMFAEASSIWERYALAKDAGFKAVESGFPLGFSLEQVRNAKQSAGLQQIAINLKTGDTTKGEVGVTSVPGKEDEFKTNLNTTIEYAKALDAKKIHIMAGKVENPTPKHWETFEKNLLYAVDVLKGENIQGLIEPINQYSMPKYFLSDYGRAVDIIKRIDSPNLRLMLDIFHLQQIAGDITHNITKLLPYIGHVQIAQVPNRNEPDTPGEINYKYVLEHLAKSGYDEWVGLEYKAIGNTKDGLTWINNYGYSL, encoded by the exons atgaaattctGTGCTAATCTGTCTTTTATGTTTGCTGAAGCTTCTTCCATTTTGGAACGATATGCTTTGGCTAAAGACGCTGGATTTAAGGCTGTAGAATCGGGTTTCCCTTTTGGTTTTAGCTTAGAACAAGTAAGAAATGCAAAACAAAGCGCCGGCTTACAACAAATCGCGATTAACTTAAAAACAG GAGACACGACCAAAGGTGAAGTTGGCGTAACTTCTGTTCCGGGTAAAGAAGacgaatttaaaacaaatttgaataCGACAATCGAATATGCGAAGGCCTTGGACGCGAAAAAAATTCACATAATGGCTGGTAAAGTGGAAAATCCAACTCCGAAACATTGGGAGACGTTTGAGAAAAATTTGCTATATGCTGTTGACGTCCTAAAAGGAGAGAATATCCAAGGACTAATCGAACCAATCAACCAGTATTCTATGCCCAAATATTTCTTGAGTGATTATGGAAGAg ctGTGGACATTATTAAACGTATTGACAGTCCAAATTTGAGATTGATGTTGGACATTTTTCATCTTCAGCAAATCGCTGGCGACATTACTCATAATATTACGAAACTATTGCCATACATTGGACATGTGCAA atAGCTCAGGTTCCGAATCGTAACGAACCGGACACGCCCGGAGAGATAAACTACAAGTACGTTCTAGAACACTTGGCTAAGAGCGGATACGATGAATGGGTTGGACTCGAATATAAAGCCATCGGAAACACGAAGGATGGTTTGACTTGGATCAACAATTATGGTTACAGTCTttga
- the Aurora-B gene encoding aurora kinase B-like encodes MTMKSEVLELETKIINHDAYGSSYKWSPRDFELGSSLGQGKFGHVHVAREKKTGFLVAIKTLFKSQIVKSKCERQVMREIEIQSHLKHSNILRLLTWFHDERRIYLVVEFAAGGELYKHLTNSPQGRFPESKAARYIYQVADAVEYCHQHHVIHRDIKPENILVAFSGDLKLADFGWSVHAPSERRKTMCGTLDYLPPEMIKREVYDVSVDHWCIGVLLYEFLVGKPPFETEGEDKTYARILSLDIVYPSHIPDGAKDLISKLLRHSSKDRLSLEGVKKHYWVQQFQTV; translated from the exons ATGACAATGAAGAGCGAAGTGCTCGAacttgaaacaaaaataataaaccaTGATGCCTACGGATCTTC GTACAAGTGGTCTCCAAGAGATTTTGAGCTCGGATCTTCACTAGGCCAAGGCAAATTCGGACATGTTCACGTAGCTAGAGAGAAAAAAACTGGATTCCTTGTTGCCATTAAGACTTTGTTCAAATCTCAAATCGTGAAATCGAAATGTGAACGACAAGTTATGCGAGAAATTGAAATTCAGTCACATTTGAA ACACTCAAACATACTTCGACTGCTGACGTGGTTTCATGATGAGAGACGCATATATCTGGTTGTAGAATTTGCAGCTGGTGGAGAACTGTACAAACATCTCACAAATTCACCCCAAGGACGTTTTCCAGAAAGTAAAGCAGCAAGATACATATACcag GTAGCTGATGCTGTTGAATACTGTCACCAACATCATGTAATACATCGTGACATAAAACCAGAAAATATTCTGGTGGCTTTTAGTGGAGATCTTAAACTTGCTGACTTTGGTTGGTCAGTCCATGCTCCATCTGAAAG ACGTAAAACGATGTGTGGAACCCTTGATTATCTGCCACCAGAAATGATAAAACGCGAAGTATATGATGTGTCTGTTGACCACTGGTGCATAGGGGTGTTGCTTTATGAGTTTCTAGTGGGAAAGCCTCCATTTGAAACTGAAGGTGAAGACAAGACATATGCAAGAATATTGAGTCTCGATATTGTATACCCAAGTCATATACCTGATGGAGCCAAGGATTTGATCTCAAag ctTTTAAGACACTCGAGTAAAGATAGATTGTCCCTTGAAGgagtaaaaaaacattattgggTCCAACAATTTCAGACAGTATAG